In Clostridium swellfunianum, a genomic segment contains:
- a CDS encoding ComF family protein, translating to MKESLLSVVYSEKEDCVLCSADNFFEELICKDCYKKIEFYNKSFSIKHECKEIECYSATYYSGAILELVRRLKYKSDFASGEAMVELLIRLLKNNVIDYDLITYVPMTRSALTKRGFNQGKFLAVSLANAVHKPAKKLIKKIKSTKDQIGLDASNRWENVSKCFKSIDKDLIKNKKILLVDDVVTTGATAFCCCMELLKCGADKVTVLTVAKSKL from the coding sequence TTGAAAGAAAGCTTATTGAGCGTAGTTTACAGTGAAAAAGAAGACTGTGTTTTATGTAGTGCCGATAATTTTTTTGAAGAATTAATCTGCAAAGACTGCTATAAAAAAATAGAATTTTATAATAAAAGTTTTAGCATAAAACATGAGTGTAAAGAAATCGAGTGTTACAGCGCGACTTATTACTCTGGTGCAATTTTGGAACTTGTACGAAGACTAAAGTATAAGAGTGACTTTGCAAGCGGTGAAGCTATGGTAGAGCTTTTAATTAGGCTTTTAAAAAATAATGTTATAGATTATGACTTAATAACTTATGTGCCTATGACCAGAAGTGCTTTAACTAAACGGGGATTTAATCAAGGGAAGTTCTTGGCTGTTTCTTTAGCAAATGCAGTGCATAAGCCAGCAAAGAAACTTATAAAAAAAATAAAAAGTACAAAAGATCAAATTGGATTAGATGCATCAAACAGATGGGAAAATGTAAGCAAATGTTTTAAATCGATAGATAAAGATTTAATAAAAAATAAGAAAATTTTACTTGTTGATGATGTTGTAACTACTGGTGCTACGGCATTTTGCTGCTGCATGGAATTATTAAAATGCGGAGCTGATAAAGTTACAGTCTTGACTGTTGCAAAAAGTAAGCTATAA
- the hpf gene encoding ribosome hibernation-promoting factor, HPF/YfiA family, translated as MKCNILGKNIEVTEGLRNAVEKKLSRLDKFFENEQEAFVTLSVQKARQIIEVTIRFHSVLLRSEEANTDMYAAIDIVSDKLERQMVKHKQRLERNYHVNVPLKYNSIPAYQFADDEEREPQIVKTKRFAVKPMSAEEAVLQMDLLGHDFFVYSNDKSGDVNVVYKRKDGNYGLIEPEF; from the coding sequence ATGAAGTGTAATATATTAGGAAAAAATATTGAGGTTACAGAGGGTTTAAGAAATGCAGTAGAAAAAAAGCTTTCAAGATTGGATAAATTCTTTGAAAATGAACAAGAAGCCTTTGTTACATTAAGTGTTCAAAAGGCAAGGCAAATAATAGAAGTAACTATAAGATTCCATAGTGTTTTACTTAGAAGTGAGGAAGCAAATACTGATATGTATGCAGCAATAGATATAGTAAGTGATAAGCTTGAAAGACAGATGGTTAAACATAAACAAAGACTTGAGAGAAACTACCACGTTAATGTTCCACTAAAATATAACAGCATACCAGCATATCAATTTGCTGATGACGAAGAAAGAGAACCACAAATAGTTAAAACAAAGAGGTTTGCAGTAAAACCAATGTCTGCAGAAGAGGCTGTACTTCAAATGGATCTTTTAGGACATGATTTCTTTGTATACTCTAATGATAAAAGTGGAGACGTAAATGTAGTATATAAGAGAAAAGACGGTAATTATGGTTTGATTGAACCTGAATTTTAA
- the secA gene encoding preprotein translocase subunit SecA: MGILDKVFGSYSERQVKKILPIVDKIEALDSKMQSLSDDELRGRTQEFKDRIAKGETLEDILPEAFAVCREAAWRVLGMKHYRVQLIGGIVLHQGRIAEMRTGEGKTLVATLPTYLNALSGKGVHVVTVNDYLANRDREWMGKVYEFLGLSIGVILHDLNNDQRREAYNSDITYGTNNEFGFDYLRDNMVIYKEEKVQRELNFAVVDEVDSILIDEARTPLIISGEGDKSTELYRIADMFVKTLLKEKDFTVDEKAGAVMLTDNGVEKAEKFFGLENYTDAAHMEIQHHVVQALKANYHMKLDKDYIVKEGEIIIVDEFTGRLMEGRRYSDGLHQAIEAKEGVRVQKESKTLATITFQNYFRMYTKLSGMTGTALTEELEFREIYGLDVVVIPTNRPMIRMDHPDLVYKTERGKFNAVVEEIAETHKKGQPVLVGTVSIEKSELVSALLKKKGVPHQVLNAKYHDLEAEIVSHAGEAGMVTIATNMAGRGTDIKLGEGVTDLGGLKIIGTERHESRRIDNQLRGRSGRQGDPGESRFYVSLEDDLMRIFGSERLQGIVERLGLQEDEAIESKMVSSAIENAQKKVEGNNFDIRKTLLGYDDVMNTQREIIYKQRSQVLEGENLKEQVQEMIQQVIHTAVDSHLSGVEEEFENDLEKLVAYMEEIYLPKDAINMGDLKEMSNHQIKEAMLAVAMHIYNAKEEDFTSEQMREIERVILLRVVDTKWMDHIDNMDHLKQGIGLRAYKQQDPVQAYQFEGSEMFDEMIYNIKVDTIKYLFHVQIEKAPEREKVAVETSTNVDESLPKKPVTNDKKVGRNDSCPCGSGKKYKNCCGRLA; this comes from the coding sequence ATGGGAATACTTGATAAGGTGTTTGGAAGTTATAGTGAAAGACAAGTTAAGAAGATACTTCCAATAGTTGATAAGATAGAAGCACTTGATTCTAAAATGCAGAGTCTTAGTGATGATGAACTTAGGGGAAGAACTCAGGAATTTAAGGATAGAATTGCTAAGGGAGAAACTTTAGAGGATATCCTTCCAGAAGCTTTTGCAGTTTGTAGAGAGGCTGCTTGGAGAGTTCTTGGAATGAAGCATTACAGAGTTCAGCTAATAGGTGGGATTGTACTTCATCAAGGTAGAATTGCGGAAATGAGAACTGGTGAAGGTAAGACTTTAGTTGCTACTTTACCAACATACTTAAATGCTTTATCAGGTAAAGGTGTACACGTTGTTACTGTCAACGATTATCTTGCTAACAGAGATAGAGAGTGGATGGGAAAGGTTTATGAATTCCTCGGCTTAAGTATTGGCGTAATTCTTCACGACTTAAATAATGATCAGAGAAGAGAAGCCTATAATTCAGATATAACTTATGGAACAAACAATGAGTTTGGATTTGACTATTTGAGAGATAATATGGTTATCTATAAGGAAGAAAAGGTCCAAAGAGAGCTTAATTTTGCAGTAGTAGACGAAGTTGACTCAATACTTATAGACGAAGCAAGAACCCCTCTTATAATCTCAGGGGAAGGAGATAAGTCAACTGAGTTATATAGAATTGCTGATATGTTTGTGAAAACTCTTCTTAAGGAAAAGGATTTTACAGTTGATGAGAAGGCTGGCGCTGTTATGCTTACTGATAACGGTGTTGAAAAGGCAGAGAAGTTCTTTGGACTTGAGAACTATACAGATGCTGCCCATATGGAAATCCAGCACCATGTTGTTCAAGCGCTTAAGGCGAATTATCATATGAAGCTCGACAAAGACTACATCGTAAAAGAAGGAGAAATTATCATTGTCGATGAATTTACAGGAAGACTTATGGAGGGTAGAAGATACAGCGATGGTCTTCACCAGGCAATAGAAGCTAAGGAAGGGGTAAGAGTACAGAAGGAATCAAAGACTCTTGCAACAATAACCTTCCAAAATTACTTCAGAATGTACACTAAGTTATCAGGTATGACTGGTACAGCTCTAACTGAGGAATTAGAATTTAGAGAAATATACGGTCTTGATGTTGTTGTTATTCCAACTAACAGACCAATGATAAGAATGGATCACCCAGATTTGGTTTATAAGACTGAGAGAGGCAAGTTCAATGCTGTAGTTGAAGAAATTGCTGAAACTCATAAAAAAGGTCAGCCTGTACTTGTTGGTACAGTAAGTATTGAAAAGTCAGAGCTTGTTTCTGCTCTGCTTAAGAAGAAGGGTGTTCCTCATCAGGTGCTAAATGCCAAGTATCATGATTTGGAAGCAGAAATAGTATCACACGCTGGTGAAGCCGGGATGGTAACTATAGCTACAAATATGGCTGGCCGTGGTACTGACATTAAGCTTGGAGAAGGAGTAACAGACCTTGGCGGTTTAAAGATAATTGGTACAGAAAGACATGAATCAAGACGTATAGATAATCAGTTAAGAGGACGTTCTGGTCGTCAGGGAGACCCAGGAGAGTCACGTTTCTATGTATCTCTTGAGGACGATTTAATGAGAATTTTCGGTTCCGAAAGACTTCAGGGAATAGTTGAAAGACTTGGACTTCAAGAGGATGAAGCTATAGAAAGCAAAATGGTTTCTTCTGCTATAGAAAACGCTCAAAAGAAAGTAGAAGGAAATAACTTTGATATAAGAAAGACACTGCTAGGTTATGATGATGTTATGAATACTCAAAGAGAAATAATCTATAAGCAGCGTTCACAAGTTCTTGAAGGTGAAAATTTAAAAGAACAAGTTCAAGAAATGATTCAACAAGTTATTCATACTGCTGTTGATTCTCATTTATCAGGTGTGGAGGAAGAGTTTGAAAATGATTTAGAGAAGCTTGTTGCTTATATGGAAGAAATTTATCTTCCTAAAGATGCAATAAATATGGGCGATCTTAAGGAGATGTCAAATCATCAAATTAAAGAAGCTATGCTAGCCGTTGCAATGCATATATACAATGCAAAGGAAGAAGACTTTACATCAGAACAGATGAGAGAAATAGAAAGAGTAATTCTTCTAAGAGTTGTAGATACTAAGTGGATGGATCATATAGACAATATGGATCACCTAAAGCAGGGTATTGGTCTTAGGGCATACAAGCAGCAGGATCCTGTTCAGGCTTATCAATTTGAAGGAAGCGAAATGTTTGATGAGATGATTTATAACATTAAAGTTGATACTATTAAGTATTTGTTCCATGTTCAAATTGAAAAGGCGCCTGAAAGAGAAAAGGTTGCTGTGGAAACTTCAACAAATGTAGATGAATCCCTTCCAAAGAAGCCAGTAACAAATGACAAAAAAGTTGGAAGAAATGATTCATGCCCATGTGGCTCAGGTAAAAAGTATAAGAACTGCTGCGGCAGATTAGCTTAA